One segment of Trueperaceae bacterium DNA contains the following:
- a CDS encoding acetyl-CoA C-acyltransferase (catalyzes the thiolytic cleavage of beta-ketoadipyl-CoA to succinate and acetyl-CoA), whose amino-acid sequence MSSQNSYKSSVVILSAVRTPIGRIRGEFADVRPDDLAAIAIKEAVSEAKIKPGDVEEVYLGCANQAGEDSRNIGRIAGLLAGLPTQVGGVTVNRLCASGLNAVNQAARAIISGEGSVFVAGGVESMTRAPYSLPKNPTAYGPSGNVTGWDTTLGWRYPNAKLKKMFPLEAMGETAENIFEMSRSGEIRGGIITRADQDQFALQSHRRAVLAMQEGRFQDEIVPVKVQNRLQGTKSVGVDEGPRYSITENGFELNTDMSQLAALPAIFRDGGTVTAGNSSGLNDGASAIVLAEEGWARNNGYKPIARWLGSAATGVDPQVMGLGPVLATRKLMERLDVQISDIGLIEVNEAFAVQAIAVIRELGLREEITNVNGGAIAIGHPLGCSGARILTTLIHEMQKRQIDGLKQNLGLATLCVGVGQGEATLVELPN is encoded by the coding sequence ATGTCTAGCCAAAATTCATATAAAAGCAGTGTAGTTATTCTTAGTGCTGTAAGGACTCCTATCGGCCGTATCCGTGGTGAGTTTGCAGATGTTAGGCCAGACGATCTGGCAGCGATCGCAATTAAGGAGGCCGTCTCTGAAGCAAAGATTAAACCCGGGGATGTCGAAGAAGTCTATCTGGGTTGCGCTAACCAAGCAGGAGAAGATAGCCGCAACATTGGGAGAATAGCAGGACTTTTAGCTGGGTTACCAACCCAAGTAGGGGGCGTGACCGTTAATCGACTATGTGCTAGTGGGCTTAACGCGGTTAATCAAGCAGCTCGTGCAATTATATCTGGCGAAGGCAGTGTTTTTGTGGCAGGGGGGGTAGAAAGTATGACCCGGGCTCCCTATTCTTTGCCAAAAAACCCCACTGCTTACGGGCCATCTGGAAACGTAACTGGTTGGGATACTACCCTCGGTTGGCGGTACCCCAATGCAAAGCTAAAGAAAATGTTTCCCTTGGAGGCAATGGGAGAAACCGCTGAAAACATTTTTGAGATGAGCCGTAGCGGCGAAATACGAGGCGGGATTATCACTCGGGCTGACCAGGACCAGTTTGCGTTACAGAGTCATCGACGAGCCGTTCTGGCAATGCAAGAAGGACGCTTTCAGGATGAGATCGTGCCGGTTAAAGTTCAAAACCGCCTTCAAGGAACTAAATCTGTAGGTGTAGATGAAGGCCCGCGATACTCTATAACGGAAAACGGATTTGAGCTAAACACGGATATGAGTCAATTGGCAGCTCTTCCAGCAATTTTCCGAGATGGCGGAACTGTTACGGCTGGTAACTCAAGTGGGCTCAACGATGGTGCTAGTGCCATCGTGCTTGCAGAAGAAGGTTGGGCTAGAAATAACGGCTACAAACCAATTGCTCGTTGGCTAGGATCGGCTGCCACCGGAGTCGATCCGCAGGTTATGGGTTTAGGTCCAGTGCTAGCTACCCGCAAATTGATGGAGCGGCTTGATGTGCAAATAAGTGATATCGGTCTTATTGAGGTTAATGAAGCCTTTGCAGTTCAAGCGATAGCGGTTATTCGTGAACTTGGGCTAAGGGAGGAAATCACTAATGTTAATGGGGGAGCGATCGCTATAGGCCATCCGCTTGGTTGTTCTGGGGCCAGGATACTAACAACACTCATCCACGAGATGCAGAAGCGACAGATAGACGGTTTGAAACAAAATTTAGGCCTCGCAACTTTATGTGTTGGAGTTGGACAAGGCGAAGCGACTCTAGTCGAACTGCCGAACTAG